Proteins encoded together in one Miscanthus floridulus cultivar M001 chromosome 16, ASM1932011v1, whole genome shotgun sequence window:
- the LOC136513834 gene encoding probable WRKY transcription factor 31, with protein sequence MESSYLGKRRMNGGADRETPRAPAAFLPAAALGYEYGDAEAAHHLPRRVAAGEMDFFKKEKRERKDAAFVPSDEHGIKEDDLTINMGLHHVGGKKSSIRSEESTVDDGVSSDNVDHRETKAELALAKSELGRLNEENKQLKDFVSRLTLKYNAFQMQMPVYTTLLQQQQRTNNHRALLRGASGHELMNVVPETKDQEGSGGGHLLPRQFISSIGTAPDDPLRSMGSYAVRGGDSSGSTSNAEPPPPQPGLMVSGKDLMPLPAFEHGHQQQHLAHEMGSSSRADEPPQPHYLAAQQGWLSNKVHKFLPAKGPEPVPEAATMRKARVSVRARSEAPMINDGCQWRKYGQKMAKGNPCPRAYYRCTMAAGCPVRKQVQRCAEDTTVVITTYEGHHNHPLPPAAMPMASTTAAAASMLLSGSMPSADGGSLMAGSNFLARAVLPCSSNVATISASAPFPTVTLDLTQPPPGAASVTSFAQPAPAQARATGTEPSQLQAALADAPMPLMTQLFGQKLYDPSSKAPAAQADATGDTVSAAAVIASDPNFTAVLAAAIKSYIGGSGSGSGSNCAGGSSGTTVLPPAAASSAGDSSRDDKVGEQGS encoded by the exons ATGGAGTCCTCCTATCTGGGAAAGCGCAGGATGAACGGCGGCGCCGATAGGGAGACGCCCAGGGCGCCCGCTGCGTTCCTCCCGGCCGCCGCGCTGGGGTACGAGTACGGCGACGCGGAGGCGGCCCACCACCTGCCCCGTCGGGTGGCGGCGGGCGAGATGGACTTCTTCAAGAAGGAGAAAAGGGAGAGGAAGGACGCCGCCTTTGTGCCGTCGGACGAGCACGGCATCAAGGAAGACGACCTCACCATCAAC ATGGGTCTGCACCACGTCGGCGGGAAGAAGAGCAGCAtcaggagcgaggagtccaccgtcgacgacGGCGTCTCCTCCGACAACGTCGATCACAGGGAGACCAAAGCTGAG CTGGCACTGGCAAAATCCGAGCTTGGGCGCCTGAACGAAGAGAACAAGCAGCTCAAGGACTTTGTCAGCAGGCTGACCCTCAAGTACAATGCTTTCCAGATGCAGATGCCGGTCTACACTAcactgctgcagcagcagcaaagGACCAATAACCATCGAGCCCTTCTTCGCGGAGCTTCAGGCCATGAG CTGATGAACGTCGTTCCGGAGACGAAGGACCAGgaggggagcggcggcggccaccTGCTCCCGCGGCAGTTCATCAGCAGCATCGGCACCGCCCCCGACGACCCGCTGCGCTCCATGGGCTCGTACGCAGTGCGCGGCGGCGACAGCTCGGGGTCGACCAGCAACGCggaaccgccgccgccgcagcccgggCTCATGGTCAGTGGCAAGGACCTGATGCCGCTGCCGGCGTTCGAGCACggccaccagcagcagcacctCGCCCACGAGATGGGTAGCAGCAGCCGGGCGGATGAGCCGCCGCAGCCGCACTACCTGGCGGCGCAGCAGGGCTGGCTCTCCAACAAGGTGCATAAGTTCCTCCCCGCCAAGGGCCCCGAGCCCGTCCCCGAGGCCGCCACCATGCGCAAGGCCCGCGTCTCCGTCCGGGCCCGCTCCGAGGCACCCATG ATCAATGATGGGTGCCAATGGAGGAAGTACGGGCAGAAGATGGCCAAGGGCAACCCTTGCCCTCGCGCGTACTACCGCTGCACCATGGCTGCCGGCTGCCCGGTCCGCAAGCAG GTCCAGAGATGCGCCGAGGACACGACGGTGGTGATCACGACGTACGAGGGGCACCACAACCACCCGCTGCCGCCGGCGGCGATGCCGATGGcgtcgacgacggcggcggcggcgtccatgcTGCTGTCCGGGTCGATGCCGAGCGCGGACGGCGGCAGCCTGATGGCCGGGTCCAACTTCCTGGCGCGCGCCGTGCTGCCGTGCTCCTCCAACGTCGCCACCATCTCGGCGTCGGCGCCGTTCCCCACCGTGACGCTGGACCTCACGCAGCCGCCCCCGGGCGCCGCCTCCGTCACCTCGTTCGCGCAGCCGGCGCCGGCGCAGGCGCGGGCGACGGGGACGGAGCCCTCCCAGCTCCAGGCCGCGCTCGCCGACGCCCCGATGCCGCTGATGACGCAGCTGTTCGGGCAGAAGCTGTACGACCCCTCCTCCAAGGCCCCCGCCGCGCAGGCGGACGCGACGGGCGACACCGTCAGCGCGGCAGCCGTGATCGCGTCCGACCCCAACTTCACCGCGGTGCTCGCGGCGGCGATCAAGTCGTACATAGGCggtagcggcagcggcagcggcagcaacTGCGCCGGCGGGAGCAGCGGGACGACCGTGCTGCCGCCGGCTGCGGCGAGCAGCGCTGGCGATAGCAGCAGAGACGACAAGGTTGGGGAGCAGGGGAGCTGA